A window of the Bradyrhizobium ottawaense genome harbors these coding sequences:
- a CDS encoding GNAT family N-acetyltransferase: MTEIAESAGVRRASIGDGDRIFGPAATAAGALTPLVDVAAPAWRALSERAVEPNGYYLPEWELAVNASARGRGSAAALSAWGDTSQLIGLMPVVSLWRACKIPLPALVSADPYGSLSTPLLDRDLGAEAAAGLLQQARRSGAHALILRDMSLDGAAMKVFADILRRDGLQPLVLQSHVRACLDATRDADELLQEALGSKKLKELRRQRNRLAEHGAIRFDVARECKDVAAALETFLKLEASGWKGQRGTALGQHAGDAAFIRRATEGLAETGQCQIVTLRAGDTPVASAIVLRHQDRAFYFKLGVDERFAKLSPGVQLTLDLTRQLCADPSIGLVDSTANPDHPMINPIWRGRLAIGDVLIPLRRRDPVVALIHAALGLRKALRELARHLVQLIRKHREKSS, encoded by the coding sequence GTGACCGAGATTGCGGAATCAGCCGGGGTTCGCCGCGCATCGATCGGGGATGGCGACCGCATATTTGGGCCGGCCGCAACCGCCGCCGGCGCGCTGACGCCGCTTGTGGATGTTGCCGCGCCCGCATGGCGGGCGCTTTCCGAACGCGCCGTCGAACCGAACGGTTATTACTTGCCCGAATGGGAATTGGCGGTGAATGCCTCCGCGCGCGGTCGCGGCAGCGCCGCGGCGCTCAGCGCATGGGGCGATACGTCGCAACTGATCGGGCTGATGCCGGTGGTCTCACTGTGGCGCGCCTGCAAGATTCCCCTGCCCGCGCTGGTCAGCGCCGATCCCTATGGCTCGCTGTCAACGCCACTACTTGATCGCGACCTCGGGGCAGAGGCGGCCGCCGGCCTGCTGCAACAGGCGCGGCGATCCGGCGCCCATGCGCTGATCCTGCGCGACATGTCGCTCGATGGCGCCGCCATGAAGGTCTTCGCAGACATCCTGCGGCGCGACGGCCTGCAGCCGCTTGTGCTGCAGTCGCATGTCCGCGCCTGCCTCGACGCCACCCGCGATGCCGATGAACTGCTTCAGGAAGCGCTCGGCAGCAAGAAATTGAAGGAGTTGCGTCGCCAGCGCAACCGCCTCGCCGAGCACGGCGCCATCAGGTTCGACGTCGCCCGCGAGTGCAAGGACGTCGCGGCGGCGCTCGAGACCTTCCTGAAACTGGAAGCCAGCGGCTGGAAGGGCCAGCGCGGCACCGCGCTCGGGCAGCACGCGGGCGATGCGGCCTTTATCCGTCGCGCCACCGAAGGCCTGGCAGAAACGGGCCAGTGCCAGATCGTGACGCTGCGTGCCGGTGACACGCCGGTGGCATCCGCGATCGTGCTGCGCCATCAAGATCGCGCTTTCTACTTCAAACTCGGCGTCGACGAGCGTTTCGCGAAGCTTTCGCCGGGTGTGCAACTGACGCTGGATCTGACCCGGCAGCTCTGCGCCGACCCATCCATTGGTCTGGTCGATTCCACCGCAAACCCCGACCATCCCATGATCAACCCGATCTGGCGCGGGCGCCTGGCGATCGGTGACGTGCTGATCCCATTGCGGCGGCGCGATCCGGTCGTCGCACTGATTCATGCCGCACTCGGCTTGCGCAAGGCGCTCCGCGAGCTGGCCCGCCACCTCGTCCAGCTCATCCGGAAACATCGGGAGAAATCCTCATGA
- a CDS encoding caspase family protein yields the protein MFRHTFFKLMISASMVLAAGSAFAENRLALVIGQSAYRSVPALPNPANDAKAVTQMLTDSGFEVSTAADLSQNEMRQQVSAFAEKVVAKGADTVALVFYAGHGLQIDGENYLVPVDVDPKREADIPLQAVRLNDILNTLTSVPSKMRILMLDACRNNPFPDLSKTSGGGLAIVDAKIGAPGTFLSFSTSPGAVAEDGSGANSPYTSALLSAGKESGIPIEETFKRVRLAVNKATDGRQTPWDSSSLTEDFRFLGPAVAGPKLAATKKTVAEWTRDLKGKPVEAANELIVADGTDEAYEAFAGLYAQTPLGVLARDWLNRHVRMVAWNNAVIINTAAGYRGFLAKFPDSDLTATARKLEERLRNRPDIAAVVAGASAAPQSVALTCPCNIQPAPQPQLKKVETPKNADPAPPKRVARKPPRRLQEPDDEVVVYRRPPPVYEPGPPVGIGIGIGIGGGHYGGGNYGGGGRGRGGY from the coding sequence ATGTTCCGTCACACGTTTTTCAAGCTGATGATATCGGCGTCGATGGTTCTGGCAGCGGGTTCGGCATTTGCCGAAAACCGCCTCGCGCTGGTGATCGGCCAGTCCGCCTACCGCTCGGTTCCGGCGCTGCCAAATCCCGCCAACGACGCCAAGGCGGTCACGCAAATGCTGACCGATTCCGGCTTTGAGGTTTCGACGGCTGCCGATCTTTCGCAGAACGAGATGCGGCAACAGGTCAGCGCGTTTGCCGAAAAGGTCGTGGCCAAGGGGGCCGACACCGTCGCGCTGGTATTTTATGCCGGCCATGGCCTGCAGATCGATGGCGAGAATTATCTGGTTCCGGTCGATGTCGATCCGAAGCGGGAAGCCGACATTCCGCTCCAGGCGGTGCGCCTCAACGACATCCTGAATACGCTGACGTCGGTGCCGAGCAAGATGCGCATTCTGATGCTCGATGCGTGCCGCAACAATCCGTTCCCCGACCTCAGCAAGACCTCGGGCGGCGGCCTGGCCATCGTCGACGCCAAGATCGGCGCGCCCGGAACGTTCCTGTCGTTCTCGACATCGCCGGGCGCCGTCGCCGAGGACGGCAGCGGCGCCAATAGCCCGTATACCAGCGCGCTGCTCAGCGCCGGCAAGGAGTCCGGGATTCCGATCGAGGAAACATTCAAGCGGGTGCGGTTGGCGGTGAACAAGGCCACCGATGGCCGGCAGACCCCCTGGGACAGTTCTTCGCTGACCGAGGATTTCCGGTTCTTGGGCCCGGCGGTTGCCGGTCCGAAGCTGGCCGCAACCAAGAAGACCGTTGCGGAGTGGACGCGCGACCTCAAGGGCAAGCCGGTTGAGGCCGCCAACGAGTTGATCGTGGCCGATGGTACCGACGAGGCCTATGAGGCCTTCGCCGGCCTGTACGCGCAGACGCCGCTCGGCGTGCTGGCGCGCGACTGGCTCAATCGTCACGTACGCATGGTGGCCTGGAACAACGCCGTCATCATCAACACGGCGGCCGGCTATCGTGGCTTCCTCGCCAAATTCCCCGACAGCGATCTCACCGCGACGGCGCGCAAGCTGGAAGAGCGGCTGCGCAACCGCCCCGACATCGCGGCCGTCGTTGCCGGTGCAAGCGCGGCACCGCAAAGCGTTGCGCTGACCTGTCCCTGCAACATTCAGCCGGCCCCGCAGCCGCAGTTGAAGAAAGTCGAGACGCCCAAAAACGCCGATCCTGCCCCGCCCAAGCGGGTCGCTCGCAAGCCGCCGCGGCGGCTGCAGGAGCCGGATGACGAGGTCGTGGTCTATCGCCGTCCGCCGCCGGTGTATGAGCCCGGACCGCCGGTCGGCATCGGTATCGGCATCGGCATCGGTGGTGGTCACTACGGCGGAGGCAATTATGGTGGTGGCGGCCGCGGCAGGGGTGGATACTGA
- a CDS encoding pyrroloquinoline quinone-dependent dehydrogenase: MRKPVRLLAAFVGLCCLCLSSLALAWEHWGGDRGGSRFSPLTQITPGNVGNLVRAWEFRTGDLDSRAPEVMKRTKFQATPLLVEDSLIFCSPFNEVIALDPGSGAQKWRYDPKISTSQRPANRYNCRGVAYWVDDRAGANAACRARIFMGTNDVRVIALDARTGIPCEDFGSHGEVRLATPPLEWPGEFQITSAPVIIRGVAIVGSSIADNRRVEAPAGTVRAFDARTGVARWNFDPLVHSGVIAGHANVWAPMSMDEDRGLVFLPTSSPSPDFWGGKRPGNNDHANSVVALRAETGELVWSFQTVHHDVWDYDLPAQPTLARIDTGEGMRDVVIQPTKQGFVFVLDRDTGKPVWPVEERSVPQSGAEGEQLSPTQPFPTHVPALVPQRISADDVFGLIPFRDRSLCREQIAAARNDGLYTPPSTQGTVVYPMTGGGVNWGGAAFDPVNQILYANTSRAVHIVKLIPRATAQGFNPPPGHDFGQQIGAPFAMTRAVAMSPLGLLCNKPPWGEMVAVDLKAGKVLWRSRVGTTEDRAPLGIAFGWGTPLVNGVAITAGGLAFTGAMDAYLRAFDARSGEELWQGRLPVPGVANPMTYLWQGEQYVAIGAGGHSESGTTIGDSVVAFRLARPGEAPSLWSRTVDRPGGRFMAKAIAFAFVVVLLAIAAWRWRRRAKRFA; this comes from the coding sequence ATGCGAAAACCGGTTCGGCTGCTCGCTGCTTTTGTCGGGCTTTGCTGTCTCTGCCTTTCGTCGCTCGCACTTGCCTGGGAGCATTGGGGCGGCGACCGCGGCGGATCGCGGTTCTCTCCGCTCACCCAGATCACACCGGGCAATGTCGGCAATCTCGTCCGCGCCTGGGAATTTCGTACCGGCGACCTCGACAGCCGGGCGCCCGAGGTGATGAAGCGGACCAAGTTTCAGGCCACCCCGCTGCTTGTCGAAGACAGCCTGATCTTCTGCTCGCCGTTCAACGAAGTCATCGCGCTCGATCCCGGCAGCGGTGCGCAGAAGTGGCGATACGATCCGAAGATCTCAACCAGTCAGCGCCCGGCCAATCGCTACAATTGCCGCGGCGTCGCCTATTGGGTCGACGATAGAGCGGGCGCAAATGCCGCCTGCCGCGCGCGGATCTTCATGGGTACCAACGACGTCCGCGTGATCGCGCTCGATGCCAGGACCGGCATTCCCTGCGAAGACTTCGGCAGCCATGGCGAAGTCAGACTGGCGACGCCGCCGCTGGAGTGGCCCGGCGAATTCCAGATCACCTCGGCGCCCGTGATTATCCGCGGCGTCGCCATTGTCGGGTCTTCGATCGCGGACAACCGCCGCGTCGAGGCGCCGGCCGGTACGGTGCGGGCCTTCGATGCGCGCACCGGGGTCGCGCGCTGGAATTTCGATCCGCTGGTGCACAGCGGCGTCATCGCCGGCCACGCCAATGTCTGGGCGCCGATGTCGATGGACGAGGATCGCGGCCTGGTATTTCTGCCGACGTCCTCGCCGAGCCCGGACTTCTGGGGCGGCAAGCGGCCGGGCAACAACGATCACGCCAATTCGGTCGTCGCCCTTCGCGCCGAGACCGGCGAACTGGTCTGGTCGTTTCAGACCGTGCATCACGATGTCTGGGACTACGATCTGCCGGCGCAGCCGACGCTGGCGCGCATCGATACCGGTGAGGGCATGCGCGACGTCGTGATCCAGCCGACCAAGCAGGGTTTTGTGTTCGTGCTCGACCGCGACACCGGCAAGCCGGTATGGCCGGTGGAGGAGCGCAGCGTTCCGCAAAGCGGGGCGGAGGGCGAACAGCTGTCGCCGACGCAGCCGTTTCCGACCCATGTGCCTGCGCTGGTACCGCAGCGGATTTCGGCCGACGATGTGTTCGGCCTCATTCCCTTCCGCGACCGTTCGTTGTGCCGCGAGCAGATCGCGGCGGCGCGCAATGATGGGCTCTACACGCCACCCTCGACGCAGGGGACGGTGGTGTATCCGATGACCGGCGGTGGCGTGAACTGGGGCGGTGCCGCGTTCGATCCGGTCAACCAGATCCTCTATGCCAATACCAGCCGCGCCGTGCACATCGTGAAATTGATTCCGCGCGCCACAGCGCAAGGGTTTAATCCGCCGCCCGGCCATGATTTCGGACAACAAATCGGCGCGCCGTTCGCGATGACGCGCGCGGTCGCGATGTCGCCGCTCGGCCTGTTGTGCAACAAGCCGCCATGGGGCGAGATGGTCGCCGTCGATCTGAAGGCCGGGAAAGTTCTGTGGCGGTCGCGGGTCGGCACCACCGAGGACCGTGCGCCGCTCGGCATCGCCTTCGGCTGGGGCACACCGCTGGTCAACGGCGTCGCGATCACCGCGGGCGGTCTTGCCTTTACCGGCGCGATGGATGCGTACCTGCGCGCTTTCGACGCCAGGTCGGGCGAGGAGCTCTGGCAGGGCCGGTTGCCGGTGCCAGGCGTCGCCAACCCCATGACCTATCTGTGGCAAGGCGAGCAGTATGTCGCGATCGGGGCCGGCGGGCATTCCGAGTCGGGCACGACGATCGGCGACAGCGTGGTGGCCTTTCGTCTGGCGCGGCCGGGCGAGGCGCCGTCGCTGTGGTCGCGCACCGTCGACCGGCCCGGCGGGCGGTTTATGGCCAAGGCGATTGCGTTTGCCTTCGTGGTGGTGCTGTTGGCGATCGCAGCGTGGCGCTGGCGGCGGCGCGCCAAAAGATTCGCCTAG
- a CDS encoding PilZ domain-containing protein, with protein MIERRTAQRHRVLKQGMLAFNGGGGTDCTVRNISESGARIEIASPVGLPDAFTLVIAADHFLRHCHAVWSADRRIGVAFD; from the coding sequence ATGATCGAGCGACGCACAGCCCAACGGCACCGGGTTCTCAAACAAGGCATGCTGGCGTTCAACGGCGGCGGCGGCACCGATTGCACGGTTCGCAACATCTCCGAAAGCGGTGCACGGATCGAGATCGCGAGCCCGGTCGGCCTGCCGGATGCCTTCACGCTGGTGATCGCAGCCGATCACTTCCTGCGGCATTGCCATGCGGTCTGGAGCGCCGACCGGCGGATCGGCGTCGCGTTCGACTAG
- a CDS encoding HdeA/HdeB family chaperone has translation MKTTVSILFAAALMLSSAPANAVKLDLSTMTCKQFIEGGEDTIKLVLTWMDGWYKGDSDQAIIDTDVFVDNAKKFGTYCAKNPTISIVNAAEEILGK, from the coding sequence ATGAAGACGACCGTTTCGATCCTGTTCGCCGCAGCGCTCATGCTCTCGTCCGCGCCGGCGAATGCCGTCAAGCTCGACCTCTCGACCATGACCTGCAAGCAATTTATCGAAGGCGGCGAGGACACCATCAAGCTGGTGCTGACCTGGATGGACGGCTGGTACAAGGGCGATTCCGACCAAGCGATCATCGATACCGATGTGTTCGTCGACAACGCCAAGAAGTTCGGCACCTACTGCGCGAAAAATCCGACCATCAGCATCGTCAATGCGGCGGAAGAAATTCTCGGCAAGTAA
- a CDS encoding PaaI family thioesterase, which translates to MQQQATEFGIGEARRVLGEVFAPWVLDLNLSIEGFDFTPPPGAATDWQPGAILRMPFSERLCRNGGVVCGQALMAFADTSMVIANLAANRGYRPMTTVDQTTHFMRAVTGDVLADARVVRLGRTMSFGRVTLLSATDNKPVAMVSSAFAMLNA; encoded by the coding sequence ATGCAACAGCAAGCCACGGAATTCGGCATCGGCGAAGCAAGGCGCGTGCTCGGCGAGGTCTTTGCGCCGTGGGTGCTCGATCTCAACCTGTCGATCGAGGGTTTCGACTTTACCCCGCCGCCCGGCGCGGCAACCGACTGGCAACCGGGCGCGATCCTGCGCATGCCGTTCTCGGAACGGCTGTGCCGCAACGGCGGCGTGGTCTGCGGCCAGGCGCTGATGGCGTTCGCCGACACCTCGATGGTGATTGCCAACCTCGCCGCCAACCGCGGCTATCGTCCGATGACGACGGTCGACCAGACCACGCATTTCATGCGCGCGGTCACCGGTGACGTGCTGGCCGACGCGCGCGTGGTTCGCCTCGGGCGTACCATGAGCTTCGGCCGTGTCACGCTGTTGAGCGCCACCGACAACAAGCCGGTGGCGATGGTCTCGAGCGCGTTCGCGATGTTGAACGCCTGA
- a CDS encoding peptidylprolyl isomerase yields the protein MLRRLILLVSVLAAGFALSGCTKCGPIWDDWTQSPKSCKSDRL from the coding sequence ATGTTGCGCCGCCTGATCTTGCTCGTCAGCGTACTCGCCGCGGGCTTTGCGCTTTCAGGCTGCACCAAATGCGGTCCGATCTGGGACGACTGGACGCAATCGCCGAAATCCTGCAAGTCCGACCGCCTTTAG
- a CDS encoding P63C domain-containing protein, with amino-acid sequence MNITNQSNMLDLPMDDVGAPPLLHRLLPDSPSARWGRFFDTRACAAFLTARNPLSAPQYFGTLTNDIVWKRIAPGVLTELKRVIPKDAKGRGQATLAQAL; translated from the coding sequence TTGAACATCACTAATCAGAGCAACATGCTGGATTTGCCGATGGATGATGTTGGAGCGCCGCCGCTCCTGCATCGTCTCCTCCCAGACAGCCCCAGCGCGCGCTGGGGTCGTTTCTTTGACACCCGCGCTTGCGCGGCCTTCCTTACAGCGCGGAATCCGTTAAGCGCCCCGCAGTATTTCGGCACGCTTACTAATGACATCGTTTGGAAGCGGATCGCGCCGGGTGTGCTGACCGAACTGAAGCGCGTAATCCCGAAAGATGCAAAAGGCCGAGGTCAGGCTACCTTAGCTCAGGCGCTGTAG
- the recA gene encoding recombinase RecA codes for MSATALRIVEGSSMDKTKALSAALSQIERQFGKGSVMKLGKNDRSMDIETISSGSLGLDIALGVGGLPKGRVVEIYGPESSGKTTLALHTVAEAQKKGGICAFIDAEHALDPVYARKLGVNIDELLISQPDTGEQALEICDTLVRSGAVDVLVIDSVAALVPKAELEGEMGDALPGLQARLMSQALRKLTASINKSHTMVIFINQIRMKIGVMYGSPETTTGGNALKFYASVRLDIRRIGAIKERDEVVGNQTRVKVVKNKLAPPFKQVEFDIMYGEGVSKMGEILDLGVKAGIVEKSGAWFSYDSQRLGQGRENSKAFLKANPDMTAKIEMAIRQNSGLIAEQILAGSPERDADGEDPETEE; via the coding sequence ATGTCCGCCACTGCCCTGCGTATCGTCGAAGGATCGTCCATGGATAAGACCAAGGCGCTGTCTGCCGCGCTTTCCCAGATCGAGCGCCAGTTCGGCAAGGGCTCGGTGATGAAGCTGGGCAAGAACGACCGCTCGATGGACATCGAGACGATTTCGTCGGGATCACTCGGACTGGACATCGCGCTCGGCGTCGGCGGGCTGCCGAAGGGACGCGTGGTCGAAATCTACGGGCCGGAATCCTCGGGCAAGACCACGCTGGCGCTGCACACGGTGGCGGAAGCCCAGAAGAAGGGCGGTATCTGCGCCTTCATCGACGCCGAACACGCGCTCGACCCGGTCTATGCGCGCAAGCTCGGCGTCAACATCGACGAACTCCTGATCTCGCAGCCCGACACCGGCGAACAGGCGCTGGAAATCTGCGACACGCTGGTGCGTTCCGGCGCGGTCGACGTGCTGGTGATCGACTCGGTCGCTGCGCTGGTGCCGAAGGCCGAACTCGAAGGCGAGATGGGCGATGCGCTGCCCGGCCTGCAGGCGCGGCTGATGAGCCAGGCGCTGCGCAAGCTCACCGCCTCGATCAACAAGTCCCACACCATGGTGATCTTCATCAACCAGATCCGCATGAAGATCGGCGTGATGTACGGCTCGCCGGAAACCACCACCGGCGGCAACGCGCTGAAGTTTTACGCCTCCGTCCGCCTCGACATCCGCCGCATCGGCGCCATCAAGGAACGCGACGAAGTGGTCGGCAACCAGACCCGCGTCAAGGTGGTGAAGAACAAGCTGGCGCCGCCGTTCAAGCAGGTCGAGTTCGACATCATGTATGGCGAGGGCGTCTCCAAGATGGGCGAAATCCTCGACCTCGGCGTCAAGGCCGGCATCGTCGAGAAATCCGGCGCCTGGTTCTCTTATGACAGCCAGCGGCTGGGGCAGGGCCGCGAAAACTCAAAAGCCTTCCTCAAGGCCAATCCCGACATGACCGCCAAGATCGAGATGGCGATCCGCCAGAACTCCGGCCTGATCGCCGAGCAGATCCTGGCCGGCTCGCCCGAGCGTGACGCCGACGGTGAGGATCCCGAGACCGAAGAGTGA
- the gcvP gene encoding aminomethyl-transferring glycine dehydrogenase yields MNAPLKTIATEAATDFVRRHIGPSPRDIAAMLETTGAKSLAELMGQTLPSSIRQKAPLDLGRALSETEALSHMRQLAAQNQVFTSLIGTGYSGTILPAVIQRNILENPAWYTAYTPYQPEISQGRLEALFNFQTMICDLTGLDIANASLLDEATAAAEAMALAERHSQVKAKAFFVDKEVHPQTLAVMRTRAEPLGWTLVVGDPLTDLDKTDVLGALLQYPGTSGAVRDLRPAIASLRAKGALAIVAADLLALTLLSSPGELGADIAIGSAQRFGVPMGYGGPHAAYMAVRDALKRSLPGRIVGLSVDSRGAPAYRLALQTREQHIRREKATSNICTAQVLLAVIASMYAVYHGPEGLTHIARSVHRRASVLAAGLAKLGHAPKSQDFFDTITVDAGPKRDAIVARALTERINLRIGENVLGIAVDETTTPEVIEAVWRAFGGKLAYADVELSARDALPGELKRTSAFLTHPVFHAHRSETELLRYMRKLSDRDLALDRAMIPLGSCTMKLNATSEMIPLTWPEFSNLHPFAPPEQAKGYHALFARLEQWLCDITGYDAISLQPNSGAQGEYAGLLAIRGYHAARGEPHRKVCLIPSSAHGTNPASASMVGMDVVVVACDIRGDVDVNDLRAKADQHANDLAAIMITYPSTHGVFEEHISEICDIVHGHGGQVYLDGANMNAQVGLSRPGDYGADVSHLNLHKTFCIPHGGGGPGMGPIGVKAHLAPYLPGHPATNGAVPHPVGPVSAAPFGSASILTISYIYILMMGGEGLTRATELAILNANYIATKLDPHFPVLYKNAKGRVAHECIVDPRALKISSGVTVDDIAKRLIDYGFHAPTMSFPVPGTLMIEPTESESKAELDRFCDAMIAIRNEIAEIEKGRWKVEASPLRHAPHTVHDIADDSWQRAYSRVEGCFPAGSARTDKYWCPVGRVDNVYGDRNLVCSCPPITDYAQAAE; encoded by the coding sequence ATGAACGCGCCGCTCAAGACGATCGCCACCGAAGCCGCCACCGATTTCGTGCGCCGTCACATCGGCCCCTCGCCTCGCGACATCGCGGCGATGCTGGAGACGACGGGCGCCAAGAGCCTCGCGGAGCTGATGGGCCAGACGCTGCCGTCGTCGATCCGGCAGAAGGCGCCGCTCGATCTCGGGCGCGCCTTGAGCGAAACCGAGGCGCTGTCGCATATGCGCCAACTCGCCGCGCAAAATCAGGTGTTCACCTCGCTGATCGGCACCGGCTATTCCGGCACCATCCTGCCGGCGGTGATCCAGCGCAACATTCTGGAGAACCCGGCTTGGTACACCGCGTACACGCCGTATCAGCCGGAGATCAGCCAGGGCCGGCTGGAGGCGCTGTTTAACTTCCAGACCATGATCTGCGACCTCACCGGGCTCGACATCGCCAACGCCTCGCTGCTCGACGAAGCGACCGCCGCGGCCGAGGCGATGGCGCTCGCCGAGCGCCACTCGCAGGTGAAGGCGAAGGCGTTTTTCGTCGACAAGGAGGTGCATCCCCAGACGCTCGCGGTGATGCGCACCCGTGCCGAGCCCTTGGGCTGGACTCTCGTGGTCGGCGATCCCCTGACTGATCTCGACAAGACCGACGTGCTTGGTGCCCTGCTGCAATATCCCGGCACGTCAGGCGCGGTTCGCGACCTGCGGCCCGCCATCGCATCGTTGCGCGCGAAGGGCGCGCTGGCGATCGTCGCGGCGGACCTGTTGGCGCTGACATTGCTCAGCTCGCCCGGTGAACTCGGCGCCGATATCGCGATCGGATCGGCGCAGCGTTTTGGCGTGCCGATGGGCTATGGCGGGCCGCACGCAGCCTATATGGCGGTGCGCGACGCGCTGAAGCGGTCGCTGCCCGGCCGCATCGTCGGTCTCTCCGTGGATTCGCGCGGCGCACCAGCCTATCGGCTGGCGCTGCAGACCCGCGAGCAGCATATCCGCCGCGAAAAGGCCACCTCCAACATCTGCACCGCGCAGGTGCTGCTGGCGGTGATCGCCTCGATGTACGCGGTCTATCACGGCCCCGAGGGATTGACACACATCGCCCGCAGCGTGCACCGGCGTGCCTCCGTGCTTGCGGCGGGACTGGCCAAACTCGGCCACGCGCCGAAGTCGCAAGACTTCTTCGACACCATCACGGTGGACGCCGGCCCGAAGCGCGATGCGATCGTGGCGCGGGCGCTAACTGAGCGGATCAATCTGCGGATCGGCGAGAATGTACTGGGCATTGCCGTCGACGAGACCACGACGCCTGAGGTAATCGAAGCGGTGTGGCGCGCGTTCGGCGGCAAGCTTGCTTACGCGGACGTCGAGTTAAGCGCGCGCGACGCGCTGCCCGGCGAGCTGAAACGAACCAGCGCGTTCCTAACCCACCCGGTGTTCCACGCCCATCGTTCCGAGACCGAGCTGCTGCGCTACATGCGCAAGCTCAGCGATCGCGACCTCGCGCTCGACCGCGCGATGATCCCGCTCGGCTCCTGCACCATGAAGCTGAACGCGACCTCGGAGATGATTCCGCTGACCTGGCCGGAGTTTTCCAACCTGCATCCGTTCGCGCCACCGGAGCAGGCCAAGGGCTATCACGCGCTGTTTGCGCGGCTGGAGCAGTGGCTGTGCGACATCACCGGTTATGACGCGATCTCGCTGCAGCCGAATTCCGGCGCGCAGGGCGAATATGCCGGCTTGCTCGCGATCCGCGGCTATCATGCCGCGCGCGGAGAACCGCATCGCAAGGTGTGCCTGATCCCCTCCTCCGCGCACGGCACCAATCCGGCTTCCGCCAGCATGGTCGGCATGGACGTGGTGGTGGTGGCGTGTGACATCAGAGGCGACGTCGACGTCAATGATTTGCGCGCCAAGGCGGACCAGCACGCCAACGACCTCGCCGCGATCATGATCACCTATCCGTCTACGCACGGCGTGTTCGAGGAGCACATCAGCGAGATCTGCGACATCGTGCACGGCCATGGCGGACAGGTCTATCTCGACGGCGCCAACATGAACGCGCAGGTCGGCTTGTCCAGGCCCGGCGATTACGGCGCCGATGTCAGCCATCTCAATTTGCACAAGACGTTCTGCATTCCGCATGGCGGCGGCGGCCCGGGCATGGGACCGATCGGCGTCAAGGCGCATCTGGCGCCCTATCTGCCGGGGCATCCGGCGACCAACGGCGCCGTGCCGCATCCGGTCGGCCCGGTATCGGCGGCGCCGTTCGGCTCGGCGTCGATCCTGACGATTTCCTACATCTACATTTTGATGATGGGCGGCGAAGGCCTGACGCGCGCCACCGAGCTTGCGATCCTCAACGCCAACTACATCGCGACAAAACTCGATCCGCATTTCCCGGTGCTCTACAAGAACGCCAAGGGACGGGTCGCGCATGAATGCATCGTCGATCCCCGCGCGCTGAAGATCTCGAGCGGCGTCACCGTCGACGATATCGCCAAGCGGCTGATCGATTACGGCTTCCACGCCCCGACCATGAGCTTTCCGGTGCCGGGCACGCTGATGATCGAGCCGACCGAATCGGAATCGAAGGCGGAGCTGGACCGATTTTGCGATGCCATGATCGCGATCCGCAACGAGATCGCCGAAATCGAAAAGGGCCGCTGGAAGGTCGAGGCCTCGCCGCTGCGCCATGCCCCGCACACCGTGCACGACATCGCCGACGACAGCTGGCAGCGCGCCTATAGCCGCGTCGAGGGCTGCTTTCCGGCAGGCTCCGCGCGGACCGACAAGTACTGGTGCCCGGTCGGGCGCGTCGACAATGTTTACGGCGACCGCAACCTGGTGTGCTCGTGCCCGCCAATCACGGACTACGCGCAGGCGGCGGAGTAG
- the gcvH gene encoding glycine cleavage system protein GcvH: MTTLFTSDHEWLHIEGDVATIGVTDYAQSQLGDVVFVELPKVGRTLKKAEAAAVVESVKAASDVYAPISGEVLEVNEALAAEPALVNSDAGGKAWFFKLKIADKSELGGLMDEAAYAKHTA, from the coding sequence ATGACGACGCTGTTCACCTCCGACCACGAATGGCTCCACATCGAGGGCGATGTCGCCACCATCGGGGTCACTGATTATGCGCAATCGCAGCTCGGCGACGTCGTGTTCGTCGAGCTGCCCAAGGTCGGCCGCACCCTGAAAAAGGCGGAAGCCGCCGCGGTGGTCGAATCCGTCAAGGCGGCATCCGACGTCTACGCGCCGATCTCGGGCGAGGTGCTCGAGGTCAACGAGGCACTCGCCGCCGAGCCCGCGCTGGTCAATTCCGACGCCGGCGGCAAGGCCTGGTTCTTCAAGTTGAAGATCGCAGACAAGAGCGAACTCGGCGGCCTGATGGACGAAGCCGCCTACGCCAAGCACACGGCCTGA